One stretch of Diorhabda carinulata isolate Delta chromosome 5, icDioCari1.1, whole genome shotgun sequence DNA includes these proteins:
- the LOC130894587 gene encoding dynein regulatory complex protein 8-like, producing the protein MMQSNEIEVPINNDLERKIADAFEVFDHSQSKMIDVREVSTVIRGLGCCPSEAEVQEIIVGLEDPQFPGSVHLQKFLTYVSQLITEHRYEPASPEDLLDAFRTLDSKGVGYLTKEEISTYMTQFGEPFSQEELEEMLEIAIDPQTKTVPYEYYINQLMID; encoded by the exons ATGATGCAAAGCAATGAAATTGAAG taccaataaataatgatttagaaAGGAAAATAGCCGATGCTTTTGAAGTATTCGATCACTCACAAAGCAAAATGATCGATGTGCGAGAAGTATCAACCGTTATAAGAGGTTTAGGTTGCTGCCCGTCAGAAGCAGAAGTTCAAGAAATTATTGTAGGTTTAGAAGATCCTCAATTTCCCGGCAGTGTACACTTACAAAAATTTCTAACGTATGTTTCTCAATTGATCACCGAACATCG aTACGAACCAGCATCTCCTGAAGACCTTTTGGATGCTTTTCGTACTTTAGACAGCAAAGGTGTGGGTTACTtaacaaaagaagaaatttcaACATACATGACTCAATTTGGCGAACCGTTTTCTCAAGAAGAGCTTGAAGAAATGCTTGAGATTGCGATCGATCCACAAACGAAAACAGTACCATACGAGTACTATATTAATCAATTGATG attGATTAA
- the LOC130894586 gene encoding delta(3,5)-Delta(2,4)-dienoyl-CoA isomerase, mitochondrial isoform X1, which translates to MNILSKSTGIIKVIGRHLRSSVTMSSLAFKSLSVDVPKEFVYHVKFNRPEKRNAINHTMWLEIKDCFDKLSDDENCRAVVLSGEGMVFTAGIDLSDFLTTGAGIAKHEDIARKAKILYKIIQTYQESLSSLELCKKPVLAAVHSACIGAGVDAISAADMRYCTKDSFFQVKEVEVGLAADVGTLQRLPKILGSDSLVRELCYTGRKMDADEAFARGLVSKVYNNKEELINGVLGIAEEIASRSPVAIQTTKASLVYSRDHSVQEGLDHIKHLNQLYLQSEDLLKAATAQMTKEKPIFAKL; encoded by the exons ATGAACATTTTATCGAAATCAACAGGTATCATTAAGGTTATTGGTA gaCATTTGAGAAGTTCTGTTACAATGTCTTCACTGGCTTTCAAAAGTTTATCTGTAGATGTACCCAAAGAATTTGTTTATCATGTCAAGTTTAATAGACCTGAGAAAAGGAATGCTATTAACCATACAATGTGGTT AGAAATAAAAGATTGTTTTGATAAACTGAGTGATGACGAAAATTGCAGAGCAGTAGTTTTATCTGGAGAGGGAATGGTATTTACTGCAg GTATTGATTTATCTGATTTTCTTACAACGGGAGCTGGTATAGCTAAACATGAAGATATTGCCCGTAaagcaaaaatattatataaaattatccaAACATATCAGGAAAGTTTATCATCGCTTGAGCTTTGCAAAAAACCAGTATTAGCTGCAGTACATTCTGCTTGCATTGGTGCAGGAGTTGATGCAATATCAGCCGCTGATATGAGATATTGCACCAAGGATTCATTTTTCCAAGTCAAAGag GTTGAAGTAGGTTTAGCTGCAGACGTTGGAACTCTACAAAGATTACCCAAAATCCTTGGTTCTGATAGTTTAGTTCGAGAATTGTGCTACACTGGTAGAAAGATGGATGCAGATGAAGCGTTTGCTCGAGGATTGGTTTCtaaagtttataataataaagagGA GCTTATTAATGGTGTACTAGGCATAGCTGAAGAAATAGCAAGCAGAAGTCCAGTTGCCATTCAAACTACAAAAGCTAGTTTGGTGTATTCCAGAGACCATTCAGTACAAGAGGGACTTGATCACATT AAACATCTCAATCAATTGTATCTCCAGAGTGAAGATCTTCTCAAAGCAGCAACTGCACAGATGACAAAGGAAAAACCTATTTTTGCGAAActgtga
- the LOC130894586 gene encoding delta(3,5)-Delta(2,4)-dienoyl-CoA isomerase, mitochondrial isoform X4: MSSLAFKSLSVDVPKEFVYHVKFNRPEKRNAINHTMWLEIKDCFDKLSDDENCRAVVLSGEGMVFTAGIDLSDFLTTGAGIAKHEDIARKAKILYKIIQTYQESLSSLELCKKPVLAAVHSACIGAGVDAISAADMRYCTKDSFFQVKEVEVGLAADVGTLQRLPKILGSDSLVRELCYTGRKMDADEAFARGLVSKVYNNKEELINGVLGIAEEIASRSPVAIQTTKASLVYSRDHSVQEGLDHIKHLNQLYLQSEDLLKAATAQMTKEKPIFAKL; this comes from the exons ATGTCTTCACTGGCTTTCAAAAGTTTATCTGTAGATGTACCCAAAGAATTTGTTTATCATGTCAAGTTTAATAGACCTGAGAAAAGGAATGCTATTAACCATACAATGTGGTT AGAAATAAAAGATTGTTTTGATAAACTGAGTGATGACGAAAATTGCAGAGCAGTAGTTTTATCTGGAGAGGGAATGGTATTTACTGCAg GTATTGATTTATCTGATTTTCTTACAACGGGAGCTGGTATAGCTAAACATGAAGATATTGCCCGTAaagcaaaaatattatataaaattatccaAACATATCAGGAAAGTTTATCATCGCTTGAGCTTTGCAAAAAACCAGTATTAGCTGCAGTACATTCTGCTTGCATTGGTGCAGGAGTTGATGCAATATCAGCCGCTGATATGAGATATTGCACCAAGGATTCATTTTTCCAAGTCAAAGag GTTGAAGTAGGTTTAGCTGCAGACGTTGGAACTCTACAAAGATTACCCAAAATCCTTGGTTCTGATAGTTTAGTTCGAGAATTGTGCTACACTGGTAGAAAGATGGATGCAGATGAAGCGTTTGCTCGAGGATTGGTTTCtaaagtttataataataaagagGA GCTTATTAATGGTGTACTAGGCATAGCTGAAGAAATAGCAAGCAGAAGTCCAGTTGCCATTCAAACTACAAAAGCTAGTTTGGTGTATTCCAGAGACCATTCAGTACAAGAGGGACTTGATCACATT AAACATCTCAATCAATTGTATCTCCAGAGTGAAGATCTTCTCAAAGCAGCAACTGCACAGATGACAAAGGAAAAACCTATTTTTGCGAAActgtga
- the LOC130894586 gene encoding delta(3,5)-Delta(2,4)-dienoyl-CoA isomerase, mitochondrial isoform X3: protein MNILSKSTGHLRSSVTMSSLAFKSLSVDVPKEFVYHVKFNRPEKRNAINHTMWLEIKDCFDKLSDDENCRAVVLSGEGMVFTAGIDLSDFLTTGAGIAKHEDIARKAKILYKIIQTYQESLSSLELCKKPVLAAVHSACIGAGVDAISAADMRYCTKDSFFQVKEVEVGLAADVGTLQRLPKILGSDSLVRELCYTGRKMDADEAFARGLVSKVYNNKEELINGVLGIAEEIASRSPVAIQTTKASLVYSRDHSVQEGLDHIKHLNQLYLQSEDLLKAATAQMTKEKPIFAKL, encoded by the exons ATGAACATTTTATCGAAATCAACAG gaCATTTGAGAAGTTCTGTTACAATGTCTTCACTGGCTTTCAAAAGTTTATCTGTAGATGTACCCAAAGAATTTGTTTATCATGTCAAGTTTAATAGACCTGAGAAAAGGAATGCTATTAACCATACAATGTGGTT AGAAATAAAAGATTGTTTTGATAAACTGAGTGATGACGAAAATTGCAGAGCAGTAGTTTTATCTGGAGAGGGAATGGTATTTACTGCAg GTATTGATTTATCTGATTTTCTTACAACGGGAGCTGGTATAGCTAAACATGAAGATATTGCCCGTAaagcaaaaatattatataaaattatccaAACATATCAGGAAAGTTTATCATCGCTTGAGCTTTGCAAAAAACCAGTATTAGCTGCAGTACATTCTGCTTGCATTGGTGCAGGAGTTGATGCAATATCAGCCGCTGATATGAGATATTGCACCAAGGATTCATTTTTCCAAGTCAAAGag GTTGAAGTAGGTTTAGCTGCAGACGTTGGAACTCTACAAAGATTACCCAAAATCCTTGGTTCTGATAGTTTAGTTCGAGAATTGTGCTACACTGGTAGAAAGATGGATGCAGATGAAGCGTTTGCTCGAGGATTGGTTTCtaaagtttataataataaagagGA GCTTATTAATGGTGTACTAGGCATAGCTGAAGAAATAGCAAGCAGAAGTCCAGTTGCCATTCAAACTACAAAAGCTAGTTTGGTGTATTCCAGAGACCATTCAGTACAAGAGGGACTTGATCACATT AAACATCTCAATCAATTGTATCTCCAGAGTGAAGATCTTCTCAAAGCAGCAACTGCACAGATGACAAAGGAAAAACCTATTTTTGCGAAActgtga
- the LOC130894586 gene encoding delta(3,5)-Delta(2,4)-dienoyl-CoA isomerase, mitochondrial isoform X2, which translates to MNILSKSTGIIKVIGHLRSSVTMSSLAFKSLSVDVPKEFVYHVKFNRPEKRNAINHTMWLEIKDCFDKLSDDENCRAVVLSGEGMVFTAGIDLSDFLTTGAGIAKHEDIARKAKILYKIIQTYQESLSSLELCKKPVLAAVHSACIGAGVDAISAADMRYCTKDSFFQVKEVEVGLAADVGTLQRLPKILGSDSLVRELCYTGRKMDADEAFARGLVSKVYNNKEELINGVLGIAEEIASRSPVAIQTTKASLVYSRDHSVQEGLDHIKHLNQLYLQSEDLLKAATAQMTKEKPIFAKL; encoded by the exons ATGAACATTTTATCGAAATCAACAGGTATCATTAAGGTTATTG gaCATTTGAGAAGTTCTGTTACAATGTCTTCACTGGCTTTCAAAAGTTTATCTGTAGATGTACCCAAAGAATTTGTTTATCATGTCAAGTTTAATAGACCTGAGAAAAGGAATGCTATTAACCATACAATGTGGTT AGAAATAAAAGATTGTTTTGATAAACTGAGTGATGACGAAAATTGCAGAGCAGTAGTTTTATCTGGAGAGGGAATGGTATTTACTGCAg GTATTGATTTATCTGATTTTCTTACAACGGGAGCTGGTATAGCTAAACATGAAGATATTGCCCGTAaagcaaaaatattatataaaattatccaAACATATCAGGAAAGTTTATCATCGCTTGAGCTTTGCAAAAAACCAGTATTAGCTGCAGTACATTCTGCTTGCATTGGTGCAGGAGTTGATGCAATATCAGCCGCTGATATGAGATATTGCACCAAGGATTCATTTTTCCAAGTCAAAGag GTTGAAGTAGGTTTAGCTGCAGACGTTGGAACTCTACAAAGATTACCCAAAATCCTTGGTTCTGATAGTTTAGTTCGAGAATTGTGCTACACTGGTAGAAAGATGGATGCAGATGAAGCGTTTGCTCGAGGATTGGTTTCtaaagtttataataataaagagGA GCTTATTAATGGTGTACTAGGCATAGCTGAAGAAATAGCAAGCAGAAGTCCAGTTGCCATTCAAACTACAAAAGCTAGTTTGGTGTATTCCAGAGACCATTCAGTACAAGAGGGACTTGATCACATT AAACATCTCAATCAATTGTATCTCCAGAGTGAAGATCTTCTCAAAGCAGCAACTGCACAGATGACAAAGGAAAAACCTATTTTTGCGAAActgtga